The Brevibacillus brevis genome contains a region encoding:
- a CDS encoding serine/threonine-protein kinase has protein sequence MIEKLIQHCESFLPEIQGLQRFDSGGQKVVFLGNHVIHGSVVLKLIEINSDSSGKRALREMEIASKLVGNNFAKVYGYGSFTLGNQEFMYIIEEYIDGINLRKHLIMVGKMNFTEVLKLGCSLLEALKTIHSENLVHRDLKPENIILSTEKIVVIDFGIARDLEKQSLTADLAFFGPMTIGYAAPEQIKNQKRQICNRTDLFTWGIIMYECLMGVNPFRINSDSSEIILKDTITYNPPLLSCDHQDFSHIVHTCLNKAIHRRPPSAGHILETLKIRGISS, from the coding sequence ATGATAGAAAAACTCATCCAACATTGTGAATCTTTTCTACCCGAAATTCAGGGGCTACAAAGATTTGACTCTGGCGGACAAAAAGTTGTTTTTTTAGGGAATCATGTCATTCATGGTTCCGTTGTCCTTAAACTTATAGAGATCAACTCTGATTCTTCGGGTAAACGTGCCCTTCGGGAAATGGAGATTGCCTCTAAACTTGTCGGAAACAATTTTGCAAAAGTTTATGGTTATGGATCGTTTACTCTGGGAAATCAGGAGTTTATGTACATAATTGAAGAGTATATTGATGGAATCAACTTAAGAAAACATCTTATTATGGTTGGTAAAATGAACTTTACAGAAGTTCTAAAACTTGGATGTAGCTTACTGGAGGCATTAAAAACTATTCATAGTGAAAATTTAGTGCACAGAGATTTAAAGCCCGAAAATATTATTCTGTCTACCGAGAAAATAGTAGTAATCGATTTTGGTATAGCTCGAGATTTGGAAAAACAATCATTAACTGCAGATCTTGCATTTTTCGGTCCAATGACAATTGGTTACGCTGCACCGGAACAAATAAAAAATCAAAAGAGGCAAATTTGCAATAGAACGGATTTATTTACGTGGGGAATAATTATGTACGAATGTTTAATGGGGGTAAATCCTTTCAGAATAAATTCAGATAGTAGTGAAATTATTTTAAAAGATACTATTACATATAACCCTCCCCTTTTGTCGTGTGACCATCAAGATTTCTCTCATATTGTACATACTTGTCTGAACAAAGCAATTCATAGACGACCTCCCTCAGCAGGTCACATTTTAGAAACTTTAAAAATAAGGGGGATATCTTCATGA